The Lewinellaceae bacterium genome has a segment encoding these proteins:
- a CDS encoding acyltransferase → MSINSYLGYNENKSVKIANKSKRSYINNSGTIIFGNTVRIHKGFGIDVSGKLSIGDETYINPDSIIVCHNEISIGSHCAISWNVTIMDDDLHNISTNEKRNNNITIEDHVWIGANVFITKGVTIGNGSIIAAGTIVTKDVPSNVLFAGNPGKVVKENTKWK, encoded by the coding sequence ATGTCCATAAATTCTTATTTGGGGTATAATGAAAACAAAAGTGTAAAAATTGCAAATAAATCAAAAAGAAGTTACATAAATAATTCCGGAACTATTATTTTTGGAAATACAGTAAGAATTCACAAAGGATTCGGAATTGATGTCTCTGGAAAATTGAGTATTGGGGATGAAACATATATTAATCCTGACTCAATTATTGTTTGCCATAACGAAATATCGATAGGAAGCCATTGTGCTATAAGCTGGAATGTTACGATCATGGATGATGATTTGCATAACATCTCCACTAATGAAAAAAGGAACAACAATATCACTATAGAAGATCATGTTTGGATTGGTGCAAATGTGTTCATAACCAAAGGGGTAACAATTGGAAATGGTAGTATTATTGCTGCAGGAACAATAGTTACCAAAGATGTCCCTTCAAATGTTCTTTTTGCCGGGAATCCAGGAAAAGTGGTCAAAGAAAATACAAAGTGGAAATGA
- a CDS encoding trypsin-like peptidase domain-containing protein: MNLTKKLIVELILIFFSSLPLTAQSFTIDKNSIGLIENDSIVIGSGFILDSANQVITSAHVIWNQPKVYFSTDGKRYELEVRRIDVINDIAYLKSDSTICETPFKKASITDVENGKAIVYIGYDWVDTKQSNQNTIKVHQSKITAYGKQFNNGGNANFIEFIGEGKPGYSGGPVLNWNGEILGLMREAWFRKDLKVGYQTLINRAFLIN; the protein is encoded by the coding sequence ATGAATTTAACAAAAAAGTTAATCGTTGAATTGATTTTAATATTTTTTTCTTCATTGCCATTGACTGCTCAATCATTCACTATTGACAAAAATTCTATTGGCTTAATAGAAAACGATTCAATAGTTATTGGTAGTGGATTTATATTAGATTCAGCAAATCAAGTAATTACTTCCGCACACGTAATTTGGAATCAACCTAAAGTTTATTTTTCAACCGATGGCAAACGATATGAATTAGAAGTTCGAAGAATTGATGTGATTAATGATATCGCATACCTAAAGAGTGATTCAACGATTTGTGAAACTCCCTTCAAAAAAGCATCTATAACCGATGTCGAAAACGGTAAGGCAATTGTTTATATTGGTTACGATTGGGTTGATACAAAACAGAGTAATCAAAATACAATTAAAGTTCATCAATCTAAAATAACCGCATACGGAAAACAATTCAATAATGGAGGAAATGCTAATTTCATTGAATTCATAGGAGAAGGTAAACCGGGGTATTCAGGTGGACCTGTTCTAAATTGGAATGGAGAAATATTAGGATTAATGAGAGAGGCTTGGTTTAGAAAAGATTTGAAAGTTGGATACCAAACACTAATAAATCGAGCTTTCTTGATAAATTAA
- a CDS encoding RloB domain-containing protein, with amino-acid sequence MPREPIPLIREGGFLDAEKLFILSYEGEKTEVKYFNNFRQSDYFNDSGIIEIVPLKREVNTGTDPLSVKRLLKKAKANYPFKKTDEFWLIIDRDHWETIHKIDFDKLVIDCNKENNFFLAMSNPCFEIWLIMHLKDITEYNEEEVTKLLENASVSRKKNHIDIILGDLQGIGYNKNPNPDTFLPLTKTAIERAKIIDDVNEPYPKNLGSHIYKLIEKLLKE; translated from the coding sequence ATGCCTAGAGAACCAATTCCACTAATAAGAGAGGGCGGATTTTTAGATGCTGAAAAATTGTTCATTCTGTCATACGAAGGTGAAAAGACGGAAGTCAAATACTTCAATAATTTCCGACAGTCTGATTATTTTAATGATTCGGGTATAATTGAAATTGTTCCGTTAAAAAGGGAAGTAAATACAGGTACAGATCCATTAAGTGTTAAGAGACTTCTTAAAAAAGCCAAAGCCAATTATCCCTTTAAGAAAACAGATGAATTTTGGCTTATTATTGACAGAGACCATTGGGAAACTATTCATAAAATAGACTTCGACAAATTAGTAATAGACTGCAATAAGGAAAATAATTTTTTCTTAGCTATGAGCAACCCTTGCTTTGAAATATGGCTAATAATGCATTTAAAGGATATTACTGAGTACAATGAAGAAGAAGTGACTAAACTTTTAGAGAATGCATCGGTAAGCAGAAAGAAAAATCATATTGATATTATACTTGGAGACTTACAAGGTATTGGATATAATAAAAACCCAAATCCAGATACGTTTTTACCGTTAACAAAAACAGCTATTGAAAGAGCTAAAATAATAGATGATGTGAATGAACCATATCCTAAAAATTTAGGCTCACACATCTACAAATTAATTGAAAAATTACTGAAAGAATAA
- a CDS encoding ATP-binding protein, whose translation MSFKDREVFSLIPGRGTLKSHHKSKSIKGTSALKTAVVYGANASGKSNLIKAIEFGKVLVLKGNKAEQPIKFSGFKLDKKLLKQNSRIEYEIQHKNKNYAYGFIFNSKEIIEEWLYEISKTTEKKIFTRDKNRQNEFDLEAILSKNKNSEEKQFLEFTAKGTQKNQLFLSEIRTRKVKENVSNIDDLINVIDWFQNALTVIYPNSKNVGKKFELLEDTDLNKLFTEMLGYFDTGIDGIEFKEVDIDKIDIPSEILKDIENDLLGDKSEKTNAFISNIQDDKYYVISLLKDGSLRAQLLKTKHKIIGGGYELFDLKDESDGTRRIMDLIPLIIDFFKGDNVFVIDEMERSLHPNLIYDLFDFFLSKCKNVNSQFIVASHESTLLTQKLLRKDEIWFVVKDKLGASRLHSLEDYSIRFDKEVRRDYLLGRYKGVPKFGNRDNLTVIPQFN comes from the coding sequence TTGTCATTTAAAGACCGTGAAGTTTTTTCTCTTATTCCAGGAAGAGGAACTCTAAAATCACACCACAAATCCAAATCGATAAAAGGGACTTCTGCTCTTAAAACCGCTGTAGTGTATGGTGCAAATGCATCCGGAAAATCTAATCTAATTAAAGCTATTGAATTTGGAAAAGTGCTTGTATTGAAAGGTAACAAAGCAGAACAACCTATAAAGTTTAGCGGCTTTAAGCTTGACAAAAAACTACTCAAGCAGAATTCGCGAATTGAATATGAAATTCAACACAAGAACAAAAATTATGCTTATGGCTTTATTTTCAATTCCAAGGAAATAATTGAAGAATGGCTGTATGAAATTTCCAAAACAACAGAAAAAAAGATATTCACTAGAGACAAAAACAGACAAAATGAATTTGACCTTGAAGCAATTCTAAGTAAAAATAAGAATTCAGAGGAAAAACAATTTTTAGAGTTTACAGCTAAAGGAACTCAAAAAAACCAATTGTTTTTATCTGAAATTAGAACAAGAAAGGTAAAAGAAAATGTTTCAAACATAGATGACCTAATCAATGTAATTGATTGGTTTCAGAATGCTCTAACGGTAATATATCCTAACTCGAAAAACGTTGGAAAGAAATTTGAATTATTAGAAGATACAGATTTAAATAAATTATTTACCGAGATGCTTGGGTATTTTGATACAGGAATTGATGGAATCGAATTTAAAGAAGTGGATATAGATAAAATTGATATTCCAAGTGAAATTTTAAAAGATATTGAGAACGATTTATTAGGCGATAAATCAGAAAAAACTAATGCATTTATTTCAAATATTCAAGATGACAAATACTACGTTATTTCTTTACTAAAGGATGGTTCATTAAGGGCTCAACTTTTAAAAACAAAACATAAAATTATTGGAGGTGGATACGAACTTTTTGATTTAAAAGACGAATCAGATGGAACAAGAAGAATAATGGATCTAATTCCATTGATAATTGATTTTTTCAAAGGAGATAACGTCTTTGTAATTGATGAAATGGAAAGAAGTTTACACCCCAATTTAATATATGACCTATTTGATTTCTTTTTGTCAAAATGCAAAAATGTCAATAGTCAGTTTATTGTGGCTAGTCACGAATCAACACTTTTAACTCAAAAATTACTACGTAAAGATGAGATTTGGTTTGTTGTTAAAGACAAATTAGGTGCCAGTAGATTACATTCACTAGAAGATTATAGTATTCGTTTTGATAAAGAAGTTAGACGTGATTACTTATTAGGAAGATATAAAGGCGTTCCAAAGTTTGGGAACAGAGATAATCTTACTGTAATTCCTCAATTTAATTAA
- a CDS encoding helix-turn-helix transcriptional regulator, protein MSFLRISSIAQVHEFLGFGKPVHPLITIVKEWPVLDFDFNEVKIVSDLFIIGMKGSPGKMGYGRNSYDYNEGTMVFTSPQQVLYFDNAQKGEDVGGWTIIFHPDLIRKSPLGKDIANYAFFDYDINEALHISDKEKQILSDYEQHIETEINQNIDMHSQDLIVINLTSILGYCQRYYNRQFYTRTNLNKDFIIQFEHYLKSYFESEKLQEKGLPTVADCGEALNMSAGYLSDLLKIETGRSAKDHIHDFIIERAKNFLLSTNNPVSQIAYDLGFEYPQHFAKLFKAKTGLNPTDYRTVN, encoded by the coding sequence ATGAGTTTTTTACGCATTTCCAGTATAGCCCAAGTGCACGAATTTCTTGGTTTTGGCAAACCCGTGCATCCCTTGATTACCATTGTAAAAGAATGGCCTGTGCTTGATTTTGACTTTAATGAAGTAAAGATTGTTAGCGATTTGTTCATTATTGGCATGAAAGGAAGTCCAGGTAAAATGGGCTATGGCCGAAATTCGTATGATTACAATGAGGGGACGATGGTGTTTACATCGCCCCAGCAAGTGTTATATTTCGATAACGCGCAAAAAGGTGAAGACGTGGGGGGCTGGACCATAATTTTTCATCCCGACTTAATTCGCAAATCGCCCTTGGGAAAAGATATAGCCAACTATGCTTTTTTTGATTACGATATAAACGAAGCCCTTCACATTTCTGACAAGGAAAAACAGATTTTATCAGACTACGAACAGCACATCGAAACTGAAATAAACCAAAACATTGACATGCATTCGCAGGATTTAATTGTTATAAATCTGACTTCCATTCTGGGGTATTGTCAGCGATACTACAACAGGCAGTTTTATACCCGCACCAATCTCAACAAAGACTTCATTATTCAATTTGAGCATTATCTTAAAAGTTATTTTGAATCGGAAAAGTTGCAAGAAAAAGGGTTGCCAACCGTGGCTGATTGTGGCGAGGCATTAAATATGTCGGCAGGCTATCTCAGCGATTTATTAAAAATAGAAACCGGGCGCAGCGCGAAAGACCATATCCATGATTTTATTATTGAAAGAGCCAAAAACTTTTTGTTGAGTACCAATAATCCTGTCAGCCAAATTGCTTATGATTTAGGGTTTGAATATCCTCAACATTTCGCTAAACTGTTCAAGGCTAAAACCGGATTAAATCCAACAGATTATAGAACTGTGAATTAG
- a CDS encoding SDR family NAD(P)-dependent oxidoreductase — protein sequence MTKWNANNIPDQSGRVVVITGATSGLGKEAARVFAQKNATVVLAVRDLQKAEDVAKEIRHQYPQAIVESRKLDLNSLQSVHDFADDFQKSFNRLDILINNAGVMLCPFSQTEDGFEIQMGVNHLGHFALSGLLMPLLKRTEGSRIVVTSSIAHRQGNIDFDDINWEKRPYKTGKAYGDSKMANLYFAYELARKSKNDATLPLVTAAHPGYTSTDLQRHSLFWRVMNPIMGQNVEHGVLPTLRAAIDPEAKAGDFYGPSGFLEMNGSPVLVKSVPLSHDENKAKKLWKLSEELTKIKY from the coding sequence ATGACAAAATGGAACGCCAACAACATACCCGATCAGTCAGGAAGGGTGGTTGTTATTACAGGAGCAACGAGTGGTCTGGGTAAGGAAGCCGCACGCGTTTTTGCTCAAAAAAATGCAACAGTTGTACTTGCCGTCAGAGATTTGCAAAAAGCTGAAGACGTAGCCAAAGAGATACGGCACCAATATCCACAGGCAATCGTTGAATCCAGGAAACTGGACCTCAACTCGCTTCAATCGGTTCACGATTTTGCAGATGATTTTCAGAAATCGTTTAACCGACTGGATATCCTCATCAATAATGCAGGAGTGATGCTTTGTCCATTTTCTCAAACTGAAGATGGCTTCGAAATTCAAATGGGGGTAAATCATTTAGGCCATTTTGCGCTCTCGGGCCTGCTCATGCCCTTGCTCAAACGTACAGAAGGATCGCGCATTGTCGTCACTTCAAGCATTGCGCATCGGCAGGGAAATATAGACTTTGATGATATAAACTGGGAAAAACGACCTTATAAAACAGGAAAAGCGTATGGCGACAGCAAAATGGCCAACCTCTACTTTGCTTATGAACTGGCCCGAAAAAGTAAAAATGATGCTACTTTGCCCCTGGTAACAGCCGCCCATCCCGGATATACCAGTACTGATTTGCAACGGCATAGTTTGTTTTGGCGAGTTATGAACCCCATAATGGGACAAAATGTGGAGCATGGCGTTTTACCTACCTTAAGAGCCGCTATAGATCCGGAAGCCAAAGCGGGTGATTTTTATGGCCCTTCAGGTTTTCTTGAAATGAATGGATCTCCGGTTTTAGTTAAGTCTGTTCCGCTTTCTCACGATGAAAACAAAGCTAAAAAACTTTGGAAGTTGTCTGAAGAACTTACGAAAATTAAATATTAG